In one Niveibacterium umoris genomic region, the following are encoded:
- a CDS encoding aldose 1-epimerase — MVEEALITLQAGGWSALVAPAVGGRLFACRADIGGHTRDVIRPVPLDQPLEQAIRFAGSYPLVPFSNRIEQGRFRHDGVEIALAPHPLGAPHAIHGFGWTRPWQVVEQSDRLATLRLDCEAGEWPWAYSVEQTFSLSAVGLSVSLVVTNRSDTPMPCGLGFHPYFPRPPGTRLRARVMDHWVLRSDCIPVGSERALGRFPFDGHALLQTGLDDGFSGWTRRARLDYEDWSIEMTASPGLDRLVVYSPEFAPLVCVEPVSHVTNAANLNLQARRLAGWREIAPGMSWLESMHLLARAAPGADGA; from the coding sequence ATGGTCGAGGAAGCGTTGATTACCTTGCAGGCCGGGGGCTGGTCTGCACTTGTGGCGCCTGCTGTGGGCGGGCGGCTGTTTGCCTGCCGCGCCGACATCGGTGGCCACACGCGCGACGTGATCCGTCCGGTACCCCTCGATCAGCCGCTCGAGCAGGCCATCCGCTTCGCTGGCAGCTATCCGCTGGTGCCCTTCTCCAACCGCATCGAACAAGGGCGTTTTCGCCATGACGGTGTTGAAATCGCGCTGGCACCCCATCCGCTCGGCGCACCCCACGCGATCCACGGCTTCGGCTGGACGCGTCCCTGGCAGGTCGTCGAACAGAGCGATCGCCTGGCCACGCTGCGCCTCGACTGTGAGGCCGGCGAATGGCCCTGGGCCTACTCGGTCGAGCAGACCTTCTCGCTGTCGGCCGTGGGGCTGAGCGTGTCGCTGGTCGTCACCAACCGCAGCGATACGCCGATGCCGTGCGGGCTCGGTTTCCATCCCTACTTCCCGCGCCCGCCCGGCACGCGATTGCGCGCGCGGGTGATGGACCACTGGGTGCTGCGTTCCGATTGCATACCCGTCGGAAGCGAACGCGCATTGGGGCGCTTCCCCTTCGATGGTCATGCCTTGCTGCAGACCGGACTCGACGACGGCTTTTCCGGCTGGACGCGGCGCGCCCGCCTCGATTACGAAGACTGGTCGATCGAGATGACCGCCTCGCCCGGCCTGGACCGGCTCGTGGTGTATTCGCCCGAGTTCGCGCCGCTGGTGTGTGTCGAACCGGTGAGCCATGTGACCAACGCGGCGAACCTGAACCTGCAGGCGCGACGCCTCGCGGGATGGCGCGAAATCGCCCCCGGAATGTCCTGGCTGGAGTCAATGCACCTCTTGGCAAGAGCCGCGCCGGGGGCTGACGGCGCCTGA
- a CDS encoding patatin-like phospholipase family protein, with the protein MKCLFAGLLAILALSHAFPASAAPAAASNAATTAARPKIGLVLGGGGARGLAHVGVIEQLERMRVPIDCIAGTSAGALVGGIYASGMPVPEIVRNLEQADWDRLIGGTPDRRNLPYTRKRDDYQNLAAATFGLDAEGLKVPRSVVGSQFIDRFLREMTRDIYKESFNDLPIPFEAVATDLEKGDMRVFKSGDLAIALRASMAVPGVFDVVDDNGRLLVDGMFVRNLPVENLKDRSPGSCAADIVIVVDVGTPMLKTEQIRTFLDVASQAMNIATGRNVIEQRKLIGPSDVLIEPNLDGYTPASFTSVKEIIQRGREAMKPFEARLAGLAMDDTHYRGWLTRIAGRTVEAQKPYDKLVVTPTRFVPLDTVESVIAGDVPPATQAQLLDRFDKVYDSGDFDSINYRLQTEGGQRIATVTPLERSVGPNYLRMGIDFKLDTYRTASISFLGNYQLTWLNQWGAQWRNDLRLGAETSLQSEFYQPLADTQTFLVGRVAASTSSLPLFDESGNRLFEIGVDARGAELGGGYSFGRFGEIRVTGFTEHLKGEVVTGGFGLTSQVTTRLKGGHALLIVDQLDNPKWPRHGYFLRSDYVAGKLTDVDDQANLLQFDGDLVGTLGTYTVRGTARVRGSLDQKLSTVPVPYQLGGFLQLSGLQTNQLTGARTGLGRVMVYKQISALLPQLGSGTYIGGSLEGGKVWNQIFTGTNTKVIPAASAYLGVDTVLGPLYLGLGWSEYDGSSKWAGYLYLGYTN; encoded by the coding sequence ATGAAGTGCTTGTTCGCCGGCCTGTTGGCCATTCTGGCCCTTAGCCATGCTTTCCCAGCCAGCGCGGCGCCCGCTGCGGCCAGCAACGCCGCAACGACCGCGGCGCGACCGAAGATCGGACTCGTCCTCGGTGGCGGTGGCGCGCGCGGCCTCGCCCATGTAGGCGTCATCGAGCAACTCGAACGCATGCGGGTGCCGATCGACTGCATTGCGGGCACAAGTGCGGGAGCGCTGGTGGGTGGCATCTATGCGTCGGGCATGCCGGTACCCGAGATCGTTCGCAACCTCGAGCAGGCCGATTGGGACCGACTCATCGGCGGCACGCCGGATCGCCGCAACCTGCCTTACACGCGCAAACGCGACGACTACCAGAACCTCGCTGCCGCCACCTTCGGGCTCGACGCCGAGGGCCTGAAAGTGCCGCGCAGCGTGGTCGGCTCGCAGTTCATCGATCGCTTCTTGCGCGAGATGACGCGCGACATCTACAAGGAATCCTTCAACGACCTGCCAATCCCCTTCGAAGCGGTCGCGACTGATCTCGAAAAGGGCGACATGCGCGTGTTCAAGAGCGGCGATCTTGCGATCGCGCTGCGCGCGAGCATGGCCGTGCCGGGCGTCTTCGACGTCGTCGACGACAACGGCCGCCTGCTGGTCGACGGCATGTTCGTACGCAACCTGCCGGTCGAAAACCTGAAGGACCGGAGTCCCGGTTCCTGCGCCGCCGACATCGTGATTGTCGTGGATGTCGGTACGCCCATGCTCAAGACCGAACAGATCCGTACCTTCCTCGATGTTGCCTCACAGGCGATGAATATCGCGACCGGCCGCAACGTGATCGAACAGCGCAAGCTGATCGGCCCTTCCGACGTGCTGATCGAGCCCAATCTCGATGGCTATACGCCAGCGAGCTTCACTTCGGTCAAGGAAATCATCCAGCGCGGGCGCGAAGCAATGAAGCCGTTCGAGGCGAGGCTCGCAGGCCTCGCAATGGATGACACTCACTATCGTGGTTGGCTCACCCGGATCGCCGGCCGCACGGTGGAAGCGCAGAAACCGTACGACAAGCTGGTCGTGACACCGACCCGCTTCGTGCCGCTCGACACGGTCGAATCCGTGATCGCGGGCGATGTGCCGCCGGCAACACAGGCGCAATTGCTCGATCGCTTCGACAAGGTTTATGACAGCGGCGATTTCGACTCGATCAACTACCGCCTGCAGACCGAAGGCGGGCAGCGCATCGCGACGGTGACGCCGCTGGAACGCAGCGTAGGTCCGAACTACCTGCGCATGGGCATCGACTTCAAGCTGGACACCTATCGCACCGCGAGCATCAGTTTTCTTGGCAACTATCAGCTGACCTGGCTGAACCAGTGGGGCGCCCAGTGGCGGAATGACCTGCGCCTGGGCGCGGAAACCTCGCTGCAATCGGAGTTCTACCAGCCACTGGCGGACACGCAGACCTTTCTGGTCGGGCGGGTCGCGGCGTCCACCTCGTCGCTGCCGCTGTTCGACGAGTCCGGAAACCGCCTGTTCGAAATCGGCGTCGATGCGCGCGGGGCGGAACTGGGGGGCGGGTATTCGTTCGGGCGCTTCGGCGAAATCCGCGTGACCGGATTTACCGAACACCTGAAGGGGGAAGTGGTCACCGGCGGCTTCGGGCTGACTTCGCAAGTGACGACCCGGCTCAAGGGCGGGCATGCACTGCTGATCGTCGACCAACTCGACAACCCCAAATGGCCGCGGCATGGCTATTTCCTTCGCAGCGACTACGTTGCGGGCAAGCTGACCGACGTCGATGACCAGGCGAACCTGCTGCAGTTTGACGGCGACCTCGTCGGCACGCTTGGCACCTATACCGTCCGCGGGACGGCGCGCGTCCGCGGCTCGCTGGACCAGAAGCTGTCGACGGTACCGGTGCCCTATCAGTTGGGGGGCTTCCTCCAGCTGTCGGGCCTGCAGACCAACCAGCTCACCGGCGCGCGAACCGGCCTGGGGCGCGTGATGGTCTACAAGCAGATCAGCGCCTTGCTGCCGCAGCTTGGCTCCGGCACCTACATTGGCGGCTCGCTCGAGGGGGGCAAGGTGTGGAACCAGATCTTCACCGGCACCAACACCAAGGTCATTCCGGCGGCGTCGGCCTATCTTGGCGTCGATACGGTGCTCGGCCCGCTGTATCTCGGACTCGGCTGGTCGGAGTACGACGGCAGCAGCAAGTGGGCCGGGTATCTCTACCTGGGCTACACGAACTGA
- a CDS encoding queuosine precursor transporter, translated as MNRPIRQYKYYDLVMVAFVTVLICSNLIGPAKAAQLNLPVIGTLTFGAGVLFFPISYIFGDILTEVYGYAYSRRVIWAGFAGLTFASIMAYVIVALPPAPTWPNQAVYETAFGSTWRISLASLIAFSCGEFVNSFVLAKMKILTQGKHLWSRTIGSTIFGEAVDSSLFYPLAFWNSGIMPNELVPTLMFSQFITKTMVEVVFTPLTYVIVAKLKKHENEDWYDRNTDFNPFKLDTRK; from the coding sequence ATGAACCGCCCGATCCGGCAATACAAGTATTACGACCTGGTGATGGTCGCCTTCGTCACCGTCCTGATCTGTTCCAACCTCATCGGCCCCGCCAAGGCGGCACAGCTCAACCTGCCGGTGATCGGCACGCTGACCTTCGGCGCTGGCGTGCTGTTCTTTCCGATCAGCTACATCTTCGGCGACATCCTCACCGAGGTGTATGGCTATGCCTACTCCCGGCGTGTGATCTGGGCCGGTTTCGCGGGCCTGACCTTCGCCTCGATCATGGCCTACGTGATCGTCGCGCTGCCGCCAGCACCCACATGGCCGAATCAGGCCGTGTATGAAACCGCCTTCGGCTCGACCTGGCGGATTTCGCTCGCGTCGCTGATCGCGTTTTCCTGCGGCGAGTTCGTCAACTCCTTCGTGCTGGCGAAGATGAAGATCCTGACGCAGGGCAAGCACCTGTGGAGCCGCACGATCGGTTCGACGATCTTCGGCGAGGCGGTGGATTCCAGCCTCTTCTACCCGCTCGCCTTCTGGAACAGCGGCATCATGCCCAACGAGCTGGTACCGACCCTGATGTTCTCGCAGTTCATCACCAAGACCATGGTGGAAGTGGTCTTCACACCACTGACCTACGTGATCGTGGCCAAACTCAAGAAGCACGAGAACGAAGACTGGTACGACCGCAATACCGACTTCAACCCGTTCAAGCTCGATACCCGCAAGTAA
- a CDS encoding HIRAN domain-containing protein, producing MDSRRLRRVLSAVALVGCIAAADAAPRLRVMVQRAPLAGFTHHDAPELWPQLRTGDRLALQREPENPHDARAIAVIWQGRKLGYLPRAENDAVSVAMDAGTTVEARIAERIEHADPRRRIVVEVFVVP from the coding sequence ATGGATTCGCGGCGCCTTCGACGCGTACTGAGCGCGGTCGCACTCGTTGGCTGTATTGCGGCGGCAGACGCCGCGCCGCGTCTGCGCGTGATGGTGCAGCGCGCACCGCTGGCCGGCTTCACTCACCACGATGCGCCTGAACTCTGGCCGCAGTTGCGTACCGGCGACCGGCTCGCCTTGCAGCGCGAGCCCGAAAATCCGCACGACGCACGCGCCATCGCGGTGATTTGGCAGGGCCGCAAGCTGGGTTACCTGCCGCGCGCCGAAAACGACGCCGTTTCGGTCGCGATGGACGCCGGCACCACCGTCGAGGCACGCATCGCGGAACGCATCGAACATGCCGACCCACGCCGCCGCATTGTCGTCGAGGTGTTCGTTGTGCCGTGA
- a CDS encoding YraN family protein, whose translation MRLIKRIHEGVSRVLGGRHSEADPAAPQVAPHLRDGSLAERLSETWLTRQGLKVIARNVRCKLGEIDLVATDGEMLVFVEVRMRTDPRFGGAAASITPAKQAKLVRAAEWFLANGGKAWAGRPCRFDVVLLDRLHLAHIEWIRGAFDAY comes from the coding sequence GTGCGACTGATCAAGCGAATCCATGAAGGTGTTTCCCGGGTGCTGGGGGGCCGGCATTCTGAGGCGGACCCGGCGGCGCCGCAAGTCGCCCCGCATCTGCGCGACGGCTCGCTGGCGGAGCGCCTTTCCGAAACCTGGCTGACGCGCCAGGGGCTCAAGGTCATTGCCCGCAATGTACGCTGCAAGCTCGGCGAAATCGACCTCGTCGCCACCGACGGCGAAATGCTTGTCTTTGTCGAAGTGCGCATGCGCACCGATCCGCGCTTCGGCGGCGCAGCGGCGAGCATCACGCCAGCCAAGCAGGCCAAACTGGTGCGCGCGGCCGAGTGGTTTCTCGCCAACGGCGGCAAGGCCTGGGCCGGGCGCCCTTGCCGCTTCGACGTGGTCTTGCTCGACCGGCTCCACCTTGCCCACATCGAATGGATTCGCGGCGCCTTCGACGCGTACTGA
- the rsmI gene encoding 16S rRNA (cytidine(1402)-2'-O)-methyltransferase → MDSLDQSHAVPPAGRVLHPKPALYIVATPLGNLYDITMRALAVLGKVDAIAAEDTRHTRRLLDHHGIRTRLLAVHQHNEQAAADGLVGLLEQGQHIALVTDAGTPAVSDPGAKVVARVQAAGFPVVPIPGPSAVTAALSASGLVEGRFLFIGFLPPKSAARRTELESLATTPAALVFYEAPHRVIECVADLADVLGAGRELVVARELTKLHEQIARMPLQEAGTWFAADADRCRGEFVLIVSPPPVEQGLPPEAERALRLLLTEVPLKTAAKLAAQLTGANKNALYERALEIKDE, encoded by the coding sequence ATGGATTCGCTTGATCAGTCGCACGCTGTTCCTCCTGCAGGACGTGTTCTACATCCGAAACCGGCGCTGTACATCGTCGCGACGCCGCTCGGAAATCTATATGACATAACCATGCGTGCGCTGGCGGTGCTTGGCAAGGTGGATGCGATTGCGGCTGAGGACACACGTCACACCCGGCGCCTGCTTGATCACCATGGCATCCGTACCCGACTGCTTGCGGTACATCAGCACAACGAGCAGGCAGCCGCCGATGGGCTGGTCGGCCTGCTGGAACAGGGCCAGCACATCGCGCTGGTGACCGACGCCGGCACGCCCGCGGTGTCCGATCCTGGTGCCAAGGTCGTGGCACGCGTGCAGGCGGCCGGGTTTCCGGTGGTGCCGATTCCCGGGCCGAGCGCGGTGACGGCCGCGCTGTCGGCGTCTGGCTTGGTCGAAGGGCGTTTTCTCTTCATCGGATTCCTGCCGCCCAAGTCGGCCGCGCGGCGCACCGAACTCGAATCGCTTGCGACGACGCCCGCGGCGCTCGTGTTCTACGAGGCGCCGCATCGCGTCATCGAGTGTGTGGCCGACCTCGCCGACGTGCTGGGCGCAGGGCGCGAACTGGTGGTGGCGCGCGAACTGACCAAGCTGCACGAGCAGATCGCGCGGATGCCGTTGCAGGAAGCTGGCACGTGGTTCGCCGCCGATGCAGACCGCTGCCGCGGCGAGTTCGTGCTGATCGTATCGCCCCCGCCCGTCGAACAAGGCTTGCCGCCCGAAGCCGAACGCGCCTTGCGGCTGCTGCTCACCGAAGTGCCGCTGAAGACCGCGGCGAAACTGGCGGCCCAGCTCACCGGCGCGAACAAGAACGCGCTTTACGAACGCGCCCTCGAGATCAAGGACGAGTAA
- the pyrC gene encoding dihydroorotase produces the protein MQTITLTRPDDWHLHLRDDAALAAVLPDTARRFGRAIVMPNLRPPVTTVALAAAYRERILAVLPAGLKFEPLMTLYLTDNTSPDEIDRAKDSGFVHAVKLYPAGATTNSDAGVTAIEKVYPVLERMERVGLPLLVHGEVTHADVDVFDRERVFIDRVFAPVTARFPGLRTVFEHITTADAAQFVSEAGDNIAATITAHHLLMNRNAIFAGGIRPHHYCLPVLKRETHRQALVAAATSGSPKFFLGTDSAPHAKSTKEAACGCAGCYTANAGIELYAEAFDQAGALDKLEAFASFNGPDWYGLPRNAESITLVKESWTVPAQLDYLSGDPLVPLRAGEAIAWKLV, from the coding sequence ATGCAGACGATCACCCTTACCCGCCCCGACGACTGGCACCTGCACCTGCGCGACGATGCCGCCCTGGCGGCGGTGTTGCCTGACACTGCGCGCCGCTTCGGGCGTGCGATCGTGATGCCGAACCTGCGCCCGCCGGTCACCACCGTGGCGCTCGCCGCCGCTTACCGCGAACGCATCCTCGCGGTGCTGCCGGCAGGGCTAAAGTTCGAGCCGCTGATGACGTTGTATCTGACAGACAACACGTCTCCGGACGAGATCGATCGCGCGAAGGACAGCGGCTTCGTGCATGCGGTCAAGCTCTACCCGGCGGGTGCCACGACCAATTCCGATGCCGGCGTAACGGCAATCGAAAAGGTCTACCCGGTGCTCGAACGGATGGAGCGCGTTGGCCTGCCGCTGCTGGTACACGGGGAGGTGACCCATGCTGACGTGGATGTCTTCGATCGCGAGCGCGTGTTTATTGATCGCGTTTTTGCGCCGGTCACGGCGCGCTTCCCGGGTCTTCGCACGGTCTTCGAGCACATCACGACGGCGGATGCCGCGCAATTCGTGAGCGAGGCCGGCGATAACATCGCCGCCACGATCACCGCGCACCATCTGTTGATGAACCGGAACGCCATCTTCGCCGGTGGCATCCGGCCGCATCACTATTGTCTGCCGGTGCTCAAGCGCGAGACCCACCGTCAGGCACTGGTCGCGGCGGCGACGTCCGGTTCGCCGAAGTTCTTCCTCGGCACCGATTCCGCCCCGCACGCGAAGTCGACCAAGGAAGCGGCCTGTGGCTGTGCCGGCTGCTACACCGCCAATGCGGGCATCGAACTGTATGCGGAAGCCTTCGATCAGGCAGGCGCGCTCGACAAGCTCGAAGCCTTCGCCAGCTTCAACGGACCGGACTGGTACGGCCTGCCGCGCAATGCCGAATCGATCACCCTGGTCAAGGAAAGCTGGACGGTACCGGCCCAGCTTGACTACCTCAGCGGCGACCCGTTGGTGCCGCTGCGCGCTGGCGAAGCGATCGCCTGGAAACTTGTCTGA
- a CDS encoding DUF3025 domain-containing protein, with protein MIDAPAALAGRPLFEPYASLLRRFAAGLPSIDDLDAALADPGPRPTLRDGTPVRLVANAHAAGYEAGIAASGAVPTREHDWHDFFNALVWCRFPQAKAALNAAHLEELTLRGAGAPRGPRRDRLTQFDECGVVVSASDPALLAALRAHDWRGLFWEHRAAWGRSIDVVVFGHATLDQLRAPFVGLCGKALLREVPSHWFADDAAARNLEVDAWLAERLAGLGAQGSPARLQALPLLGIPGLSADSETAAYYDDTRQFRPLAQPRAAAASDE; from the coding sequence GTGATTGACGCCCCGGCGGCGCTTGCCGGGCGGCCGCTCTTCGAACCCTACGCATCTCTGCTGCGGCGTTTTGCGGCTGGATTGCCTTCCATCGACGATCTCGACGCTGCGCTGGCCGATCCCGGGCCGCGCCCGACCCTGCGTGACGGCACGCCGGTTCGCCTCGTTGCGAACGCGCATGCAGCGGGTTACGAGGCGGGCATCGCCGCGTCCGGTGCCGTGCCGACGCGCGAGCACGACTGGCATGATTTCTTCAACGCCCTGGTCTGGTGTCGCTTCCCGCAAGCCAAGGCGGCGCTCAACGCTGCCCATCTCGAAGAACTGACCCTGCGCGGGGCGGGGGCACCGCGAGGCCCGCGTCGCGACCGCTTAACCCAGTTCGACGAGTGCGGGGTCGTGGTGTCGGCGAGCGACCCAGCCTTGCTTGCGGCGCTGCGTGCCCATGACTGGCGCGGCCTGTTCTGGGAGCATCGCGCGGCGTGGGGGCGCTCGATTGATGTGGTGGTCTTCGGGCACGCGACGCTCGATCAGCTCCGGGCGCCCTTCGTCGGCCTCTGCGGCAAGGCCTTGCTGCGCGAGGTTCCGTCGCACTGGTTTGCAGACGATGCCGCGGCGCGCAATCTTGAGGTGGACGCCTGGCTCGCCGAACGGCTGGCTGGCCTCGGCGCCCAGGGCTCCCCGGCGCGCCTGCAAGCCCTGCCGCTGCTCGGGATACCGGGGCTCAGCGCCGATAGCGAGACCGCGGCCTACTACGACGACACGCGCCAGTTCAGGCCTTTGGCGCAGCCCCGCGCTGCAGCGGCATCAGATGAATGA
- a CDS encoding HDOD domain-containing protein, protein MSTIAELFERIPDLPAMPKVMQDLVRTMEDDSADLSDLADSVKHDPTLSARVLRMANSAYYGATRKIGAIEDAVTRIGLNALRTLVIASGMTTTFKAVPGVKLQPFWRHALLSAALGRALARRARIDVEFSYTAALMHRIGDLLLHLAHPAEAQALAAEMVDASPAERCEAERERFGADHCAAGAELARLWQFPVAIQNALGAYAYPVSKQASPFAAVVAIASLCAQGLMDGLKGDDIAAAIPAEWLDKIVLDTETLATILEDGPAMLSEAQSFI, encoded by the coding sequence GTGAGCACGATTGCAGAACTCTTCGAACGCATCCCCGACCTGCCGGCCATGCCCAAGGTCATGCAGGACCTGGTGCGGACCATGGAAGATGACAGCGCGGACCTGAGCGACCTCGCCGACTCGGTCAAGCACGACCCGACGCTGTCGGCGCGGGTTCTGCGCATGGCCAACTCGGCTTATTACGGCGCGACGCGAAAGATCGGCGCGATCGAGGACGCAGTCACCCGCATCGGGCTCAACGCCCTGCGCACGCTGGTCATCGCCTCGGGCATGACGACCACCTTCAAGGCGGTACCGGGGGTCAAGCTGCAGCCCTTCTGGCGCCACGCGTTGCTGAGTGCCGCACTGGGGCGCGCGCTGGCGCGCCGCGCGCGGATCGACGTGGAGTTCTCCTACACCGCCGCGCTGATGCATCGCATCGGCGACTTGCTGCTGCACCTGGCGCACCCGGCGGAAGCGCAGGCGCTGGCCGCCGAAATGGTGGATGCCAGCCCGGCCGAACGCTGCGAAGCCGAGCGCGAGCGATTCGGCGCCGATCACTGCGCGGCGGGTGCCGAACTTGCGCGGCTGTGGCAGTTCCCGGTCGCGATCCAGAACGCCCTGGGCGCCTACGCCTACCCGGTCTCGAAGCAGGCCAGCCCCTTCGCGGCAGTCGTGGCGATTGCGAGCCTGTGTGCCCAGGGCTTGATGGATGGCCTCAAGGGCGATGACATTGCCGCAGCCATCCCCGCAGAGTGGCTGGACAAAATCGTGCTCGACACCGAGACGCTGGCGACCATTCTTGAGGACGGCCCCGCCATGCTGAGCGAGGCGCAGTCATTCATCTGA
- a CDS encoding YgaP family membrane protein produces the protein MKANVGGIDKVVRIGGGAALVGLTVAGMIGPWGWIGVVPLLTGVFGFCPAYTLLGIKTCPAEKA, from the coding sequence ATGAAGGCGAACGTTGGCGGCATCGACAAGGTAGTGCGCATCGGCGGCGGCGCCGCGCTGGTGGGGCTGACGGTGGCGGGCATGATCGGCCCGTGGGGCTGGATCGGTGTGGTGCCCCTGCTCACCGGTGTGTTCGGTTTCTGCCCGGCCTATACGCTGCTGGGCATCAAGACCTGCCCGGCCGAGAAGGCCTGA
- a CDS encoding Crp/Fnr family transcriptional regulator has protein sequence MNDALAAYPALDALPPAARARLLHASQPICVAAGTQVFDERQQCQGFPFVLDGAIRVIKRSPQGRELPLYRVLAGETCIVSTGCLLGHTDYNASGVAERDTTLLLLPQADFDALLAEPPFRAFIFALFSERIGELMALIEEVAFRRLDARLAAHLLGRGRQIHTTHQQLADELGSVREIVSRLLKGFADEGLVRLAREQVEILDPAGLRRVAGTDPV, from the coding sequence ATGAACGACGCGCTCGCGGCCTACCCGGCCCTCGACGCCCTCCCCCCCGCCGCCCGCGCGCGTCTGTTACACGCGAGTCAGCCGATCTGCGTTGCGGCCGGCACGCAGGTTTTCGACGAACGCCAGCAGTGCCAGGGGTTTCCGTTTGTGCTGGACGGAGCGATCCGCGTCATCAAGCGTTCGCCGCAAGGGCGTGAGCTGCCGCTGTACCGCGTCCTGGCGGGAGAGACCTGCATCGTGTCGACCGGATGCCTGCTCGGACACACCGACTACAACGCGAGCGGCGTCGCCGAACGCGACACCACGCTGCTGCTGTTGCCGCAGGCCGACTTCGACGCCCTGCTGGCAGAGCCGCCGTTTCGCGCTTTCATCTTTGCGCTGTTCTCCGAACGTATCGGGGAGCTGATGGCGCTGATCGAGGAGGTCGCATTCCGCCGCCTCGACGCTCGCCTCGCCGCGCATTTGCTGGGACGCGGCCGCCAGATCCACACCACCCACCAGCAACTGGCCGACGAACTGGGCAGCGTGCGCGAAATCGTCAGCCGCCTGCTCAAGGGCTTCGCCGATGAAGGCCTGGTGCGGCTTGCGCGCGAGCAGGTCGAGATCCTCGATCCCGCGGGTCTGCGGCGCGTCGCAGGCACAGACCCTGTGTAA
- the xth gene encoding exodeoxyribonuclease III, translating to MKLATWNVNSLKVRLPHLLDWLAREQPDVVCLQELKCEDAAVPRAEIEAAGYHLETLGQKTYNGVAILSRTSLGAVQRNIPGFADPQARVIAATIEGVRVVGAYFPNGQAVGSEKFAYKLEWLTALTQWLRAEIALHPKLVLTGDFNIAPEDRDAHPDWKDEIHVSAPERAAFAALTGLGLTDAYRRFEHPERSFSWWDYRMNAFRRNFGLRIDHILITAPLIETLSACEVDKSTRSLERPSDHAPVIAVFG from the coding sequence TTGAAGCTCGCCACCTGGAACGTCAATTCGCTCAAGGTCCGCCTGCCGCACCTGCTCGACTGGCTCGCACGTGAGCAGCCGGACGTCGTGTGCCTGCAGGAACTCAAGTGCGAAGACGCCGCCGTACCGCGCGCCGAGATCGAAGCGGCGGGCTACCACCTGGAAACCCTCGGGCAGAAGACCTACAACGGCGTGGCGATTCTGTCGCGCACGTCGCTTGGAGCAGTGCAGCGCAACATTCCCGGCTTTGCCGATCCGCAGGCGCGGGTCATCGCGGCGACGATCGAAGGCGTACGCGTTGTCGGCGCCTATTTTCCGAACGGCCAGGCGGTCGGCTCGGAAAAGTTCGCGTACAAGCTTGAGTGGCTGACCGCCCTCACCCAGTGGCTGCGCGCCGAGATCGCGCTGCACCCGAAACTCGTACTGACCGGCGACTTCAACATCGCGCCGGAGGATCGCGACGCACACCCGGACTGGAAGGACGAAATCCACGTCTCGGCGCCGGAACGCGCCGCCTTCGCCGCGCTCACCGGGCTCGGTCTGACCGATGCCTACCGCCGCTTCGAGCACCCCGAGCGCAGTTTTTCGTGGTGGGACTACCGGATGAACGCCTTCCGCCGTAACTTCGGCCTGCGCATCGATCACATCCTGATCACCGCCCCGCTGATCGAAACCCTGAGCGCCTGCGAGGTGGACAAGAGCACCCGCAGTCTCGAACGGCCGAGCGATCACGCGCCGGTCATCGCCGTCTTCGGCTGA
- a CDS encoding glutaredoxin family protein — MNTKFTLIAIIATALAGAAPAAHAEAVFKWVDSSGRVHYSDMPPPPDAKKVEERMMRGIAPASSDKMSPAMRQAVERSPVKLYTTAENCDGCAPARQYLQGRGIPFTEVKLTNQDEAAAAAKVLGKAKPEEVGVPALLIGSKPINGYLESEWASELTSAGYPAKR, encoded by the coding sequence ATGAACACCAAATTTACCCTGATCGCCATAATTGCGACTGCCTTGGCAGGCGCCGCACCGGCTGCACATGCCGAGGCCGTCTTCAAATGGGTCGATTCCAGCGGGCGCGTCCATTACTCCGACATGCCGCCCCCGCCAGACGCCAAGAAGGTCGAGGAACGGATGATGCGCGGCATCGCGCCCGCATCCTCGGACAAGATGTCACCCGCCATGCGGCAGGCGGTGGAGCGTTCGCCGGTCAAGCTCTATACCACTGCGGAAAATTGCGACGGATGCGCGCCCGCACGTCAGTACCTGCAAGGGCGCGGCATTCCCTTCACGGAAGTCAAACTGACCAACCAGGACGAAGCCGCTGCGGCCGCGAAAGTCTTGGGCAAAGCAAAGCCTGAAGAGGTCGGCGTTCCGGCCCTGCTGATCGGCAGCAAGCCGATCAATGGCTATCTCGAGTCGGAATGGGCTTCGGAACTGACGAGCGCTGGCTACCCGGCCAAACGCTGA